In Oceanispirochaeta sp., one DNA window encodes the following:
- a CDS encoding AAA family ATPase produces MKLNLLYSIRSVNIIMVMEKPSPHSSISDISREIPELLYQGMRKVIKGQDELLRFFCAGIIAGGHILLEGLPGTGKTTLAQTLSALISSSDFSRIQFTPDLLPYDITGVDVWNRDTSDFEFRPGPVFTHILLADEINRTTPKVQAALLEVMAEQQVSLGKKTYPLRDFFLVLATQNPLDHEGTYPLPEAQKDRFMLRLTPGYPDQDSELAILKADPSHTVLPVLKGVCTVQEFLDCRSSVDSVFCEESLMKAVVKITAATRCHKDLKSGVSPRGGLMLMAACRGLAWLSGRDYISDQDIRDMAVPVLTHRANPVSSEINCSEIIRDICWKECDGIL; encoded by the coding sequence ATGAAATTAAATTTATTGTATTCTATCCGTTCCGTCAATATAATAATGGTAATGGAAAAACCCTCCCCCCACAGTTCAATCTCGGATATATCCCGGGAAATTCCCGAACTTCTCTATCAGGGAATGAGAAAAGTTATAAAAGGGCAGGATGAACTGCTGCGGTTTTTCTGCGCCGGAATTATCGCCGGTGGGCATATTCTGCTGGAGGGATTGCCCGGCACAGGTAAAACAACCCTGGCCCAGACCCTTTCCGCTCTTATCAGCTCTTCTGATTTTTCCAGAATTCAGTTTACTCCGGATCTTCTCCCTTATGATATTACGGGTGTGGATGTCTGGAACAGGGACACCTCTGATTTTGAATTCCGCCCGGGCCCTGTCTTTACTCATATCCTACTGGCTGATGAAATAAATCGGACCACACCCAAGGTTCAGGCCGCATTGCTGGAAGTCATGGCGGAACAGCAGGTGTCTCTGGGAAAAAAGACCTATCCTCTCCGGGATTTTTTTCTTGTTTTGGCAACCCAGAATCCATTGGATCATGAGGGAACTTATCCCCTGCCGGAAGCTCAGAAAGATAGATTCATGCTCCGTTTGACACCGGGATACCCGGATCAGGACTCTGAACTGGCTATTCTCAAGGCTGATCCATCCCATACGGTTCTGCCTGTTTTGAAGGGTGTATGCACGGTTCAGGAATTCCTGGACTGCCGCAGTTCTGTGGACTCTGTTTTTTGTGAAGAGAGTCTGATGAAGGCCGTAGTGAAGATAACCGCAGCCACAAGATGCCATAAGGATTTGAAATCAGGGGTCTCTCCCAGAGGCGGTTTGATGCTTATGGCGGCATGCCGGGGACTGGCCTGGCTCTCAGGCCGGGACTATATCAGCGATCAGGATATTCGGGATATGGCTGTTCCCGTTTTGACCCACCGGGCAAATCCTGTTTCATCTGAAATCAACTGTTCCGAAATCATCCGGGATATCTGCTGGAAAGAGTGTGATGGAATCCTCTAA
- a CDS encoding leader peptide processing enzyme has protein sequence MNKKLNTVLFMLGGTIVNIILMLGLFLLFLYLGNLVLTPETDSNMKMLIFLLIIGISVVGSFFLYSKIVKMINKKWNLENYMHPLFSRKR, from the coding sequence ATGAATAAAAAATTAAATACAGTTCTGTTTATGCTGGGCGGTACAATCGTGAATATCATTCTGATGCTGGGACTATTTCTTCTGTTCCTGTATCTCGGGAACCTGGTTCTAACTCCTGAGACAGACAGCAATATGAAAATGCTGATTTTTCTGCTGATCATCGGAATTTCTGTGGTGGGCTCTTTTTTCCTTTACTCAAAGATCGTTAAGATGATCAATAAGAAGTGGAATCTTGAAAATTATATGCATCCCCTGTTTTCACGAAAACGCTGA
- the lspA gene encoding signal peptidase II, with the protein MVAFMDLEKHTKNWKPFLLTLVLILADQLSKYLVVSQIPLRTIAYSVGNDFFRLIHVRNTGVAFSMGDNLPLQLRHALFILLPLFVLIFLAVHIVRSREETVFQKFCLAGILGGGFGNLIDRIFRTEGVVDFLDVRFYGLFGLERWPTFNIADASVVVCGILLFISFWGKENDKKG; encoded by the coding sequence ATGGTAGCTTTTATGGATCTTGAAAAGCATACAAAAAACTGGAAACCTTTTCTCCTAACCCTGGTTTTGATTCTGGCTGATCAGCTGAGCAAATACCTGGTGGTTTCACAGATTCCACTCAGAACCATCGCTTACTCTGTGGGGAATGATTTTTTCCGACTGATCCATGTCAGGAATACCGGAGTTGCCTTCAGCATGGGAGATAATCTTCCCCTGCAGTTGAGACATGCTCTGTTTATTTTATTGCCCCTGTTTGTTCTGATTTTTCTGGCTGTACATATTGTCCGGTCCCGGGAAGAAACGGTTTTTCAGAAATTCTGTCTGGCCGGGATACTCGGGGGGGGATTCGGAAACCTGATCGACAGGATCTTTCGTACGGAAGGTGTCGTTGACTTTCTGGATGTACGTTTTTATGGACTCTTCGGCCTGGAACGCTGGCCTACTTTTAATATTGCCGATGCCTCTGTGGTTGTCTGCGGAATCCTCCTGTTTATATCATTCTGGGGGAAGGAGAATGATAAAAAGGGATGA
- a CDS encoding Nif3-like dinuclear metal center hexameric protein: protein MNILEFDTWCRSFLEIESMERVDISLNGLQIGDQSAEIEKIVFAVDACLETLQKAADLKGSLLFVHHGLFWGRPVAISGSHYKRVKIALDHNLALYAVHLPLDMHPVYGNNACLAEILGLVDQEGFSDYKGFKIGIKGRLESPLRRDDVVPALFGGWESNPRMLPFGPAEIRTVGMISGGGTHEVSTAIQEGLDLYITGDASHNIYHQCLEAGINVLFGGHYMTEIRGVQAVQEKVSKELGIPVEFIDVPTGL from the coding sequence ATGAATATTCTTGAATTTGACACATGGTGCCGTTCATTCCTGGAAATTGAATCAATGGAAAGAGTTGATATTTCACTCAATGGGCTTCAGATCGGTGATCAATCAGCAGAGATTGAAAAGATTGTTTTTGCGGTAGACGCCTGTCTTGAGACCCTGCAGAAGGCCGCAGATCTGAAAGGATCTCTTCTCTTTGTACATCATGGATTGTTTTGGGGGCGACCTGTGGCCATCAGCGGCTCCCATTATAAGAGAGTCAAAATAGCTCTGGATCACAACCTGGCTCTTTATGCCGTTCACCTGCCCCTGGATATGCATCCTGTTTACGGCAACAATGCCTGTCTGGCAGAGATCCTCGGTCTGGTGGATCAGGAAGGATTCTCTGATTACAAAGGCTTTAAAATTGGAATAAAGGGGCGCCTTGAATCCCCTTTGAGACGGGATGATGTTGTACCAGCCCTATTCGGAGGATGGGAAAGCAATCCCCGCATGCTCCCCTTCGGACCGGCCGAAATACGTACCGTGGGTATGATCTCTGGGGGCGGTACTCACGAAGTGAGTACCGCCATCCAGGAGGGGCTGGACCTGTACATAACCGGTGATGCCTCCCATAACATCTATCATCAGTGCCTGGAAGCAGGCATTAATGTTCTCTTCGGCGGCCATTATATGACCGAGATCCGGGGAGTACAGGCGGTTCAGGAAAAGGTCTCAAAAGAGCTGGGAATCCCTGTCGAATTCATTGATGTTCCCACAGGACTTTGA
- a CDS encoding HDOD domain-containing protein yields the protein MPPTNISEKIKVAIQKSVPVTVTTYKLNHETEVYLEDILGVFLRELGQDALVDRLAYCLKELAVNAKKANTKRIYFEEKGLFLDSQDDYQEGMKNFKSETMDRIDHYLELQKQKGLFIKISFHSFSSNFRISIKNNVQITRKEQMRIYDRIARSRAFDSMEEAFSEVLDDSEGAGLGIVILILMLKKMGLDEESFEIDGNRGETIASLTIPIAQIKLDEMDMMTNRIVSEIEALPQFPENITVIQQLINDPDSDINEIARRISTDPSLTADLLRVVNSAKFMLPNRVDNIADAVKMVGLRGLKNLLYSYGSEKILNLPQKKELWDHAHRTAFYSFSLARNIKLTKDFVDDAYVGGILHDMGKIVFSSIHPELLEKIQSFASEKELSAGLFENLAGGFNHAQIGAKIAEKWNFSDSLVQAIRYHHEPHLSKPEYRKVVNCVYLANALCDLEKETIVFDQLDKDVLKFFRITSEVQLDRTREILAQAFKSELMI from the coding sequence ATGCCTCCTACCAACATTTCAGAAAAGATAAAAGTCGCCATACAGAAATCTGTACCCGTGACTGTGACGACCTATAAATTGAACCATGAAACAGAAGTATATCTGGAAGATATACTGGGTGTGTTCCTACGCGAACTGGGGCAGGATGCCCTGGTGGATAGATTAGCCTACTGCCTGAAGGAACTGGCGGTCAACGCCAAGAAAGCTAACACTAAAAGAATTTATTTTGAAGAAAAAGGACTCTTCCTGGACAGTCAGGATGACTACCAGGAAGGGATGAAAAATTTCAAATCTGAAACAATGGACCGGATTGATCACTATCTGGAACTTCAGAAACAGAAAGGCCTTTTTATTAAGATTTCCTTCCATTCATTCAGTTCCAACTTCCGGATATCCATCAAGAACAACGTACAGATCACCCGGAAGGAACAGATGAGGATTTATGACCGCATAGCCCGCTCACGGGCCTTTGACAGCATGGAAGAGGCCTTTTCTGAAGTTTTGGATGATTCAGAAGGAGCCGGACTGGGGATTGTAATACTGATCCTGATGCTGAAAAAAATGGGCCTCGATGAAGAGTCATTTGAAATTGACGGAAATCGAGGAGAAACCATTGCATCCCTGACTATACCCATCGCCCAGATCAAGCTGGATGAAATGGATATGATGACAAACCGGATTGTTTCCGAAATTGAAGCGCTACCCCAGTTTCCTGAGAACATAACTGTCATACAGCAGCTTATCAACGATCCCGATTCTGATATCAATGAAATTGCCAGACGGATCAGTACCGACCCGTCTTTGACTGCAGACCTTTTAAGGGTCGTAAACTCGGCCAAATTCATGCTGCCTAACCGAGTGGATAACATCGCCGATGCCGTGAAGATGGTGGGCCTCAGGGGTTTGAAGAACCTTCTGTACTCCTACGGATCTGAAAAGATCCTGAATCTGCCCCAGAAAAAAGAACTCTGGGACCATGCTCACAGGACGGCTTTCTACTCCTTCAGTCTGGCGCGAAACATCAAACTTACCAAAGATTTTGTCGATGATGCCTATGTGGGAGGAATCCTTCACGATATGGGTAAGATCGTATTCTCCAGCATCCATCCGGAACTGCTCGAGAAAATACAGAGTTTTGCATCGGAAAAAGAACTCTCCGCCGGTCTATTTGAAAATTTGGCTGGAGGATTCAATCATGCCCAGATTGGCGCTAAAATTGCCGAGAAGTGGAATTTTTCAGATTCACTGGTTCAGGCCATTCGCTACCATCACGAACCCCACCTTTCTAAACCTGAATATAGAAAAGTGGTCAATTGTGTCTATCTGGCCAATGCTCTCTGCGATCTGGAAAAGGAGACAATCGTCTTTGACCAATTGGACAAGGATGTTCTCAAGTTCTTCCGGATCACTTCTGAAGTACAGCTGGATCGTACCAGAGAGATTCTCGCCCAGGCCTTCAAATCTGAGCTGATGATCTGA
- a CDS encoding glutaredoxin domain-containing protein — MSVIVYSTPSCSYCTLAKEYFKKNKIAFTDYNVAVNSSKAEEMVKKSGQMGVPVIDVNGRVIVGFNQSAIENALHR, encoded by the coding sequence ATGTCTGTTATTGTTTATTCAACACCCAGCTGTAGTTACTGTACCCTGGCTAAAGAATACTTTAAAAAAAATAAGATAGCCTTTACCGATTACAATGTGGCCGTTAATTCCTCAAAAGCAGAGGAGATGGTTAAAAAATCCGGTCAGATGGGAGTTCCTGTGATTGATGTAAACGGAAGAGTCATTGTCGGTTTTAACCAGAGCGCCATTGAAAATGCCCTGCACCGCTAG
- a CDS encoding TrmH family RNA methyltransferase: MITVRKLFSLKDGTRERKIIKILGEWERELSEGVLPDSLYLKEFFRALTQEQTLSSYGDLGTDLSVGSEDPLFLRRKINHIRHELIKALGVSPAEWDLIHRPDLSGAERKIFPCKIYLDEIRSPFNVGSIFRTAECFGVSEILLSAGTADPGHLRASRTSMGCTERIPWRRVEIEELRNLNEPVFAMELGGVELDQFIFPEQGLLILGSEELGVSPECLALAEKSRGVVTIPLYGNKTSLNVSVSFGIIMNDWSGEFLLA, translated from the coding sequence ATGATCACTGTCAGAAAATTATTCTCACTGAAAGACGGAACCAGGGAGAGGAAGATTATAAAAATCCTGGGGGAGTGGGAACGGGAGCTTTCAGAAGGAGTTTTACCGGATTCCCTGTATCTGAAAGAATTTTTTAGGGCATTGACTCAGGAACAGACCCTCTCGTCCTATGGTGATCTAGGGACTGATCTGTCAGTAGGGTCAGAAGATCCTCTTTTTCTGAGAAGAAAGATAAACCATATCAGACATGAATTGATCAAGGCTCTCGGGGTCTCTCCGGCAGAATGGGATCTCATCCATAGACCCGATCTTTCCGGGGCAGAGCGGAAAATCTTTCCCTGTAAAATATATCTTGATGAAATCAGGTCTCCCTTCAATGTGGGTTCTATTTTCAGAACAGCCGAATGCTTTGGCGTTTCAGAAATCCTTTTATCCGCCGGTACCGCGGACCCGGGACATCTGAGGGCGAGTAGGACATCCATGGGCTGCACCGAAAGAATTCCCTGGAGGCGTGTGGAAATTGAAGAGCTCAGAAATTTGAATGAGCCTGTATTTGCCATGGAGCTGGGGGGAGTGGAACTTGATCAGTTCATTTTTCCAGAACAGGGGCTACTTATTCTGGGTTCTGAAGAGCTGGGAGTCTCCCCGGAATGTCTTGCTCTTGCAGAGAAATCCAGGGGAGTTGTGACTATTCCTTTGTACGGAAACAAGACGTCTCTTAACGTATCTGTATCCTTTGGAATCATTATGAATGACTGGAGTGGAGAATTTCTGCTTGCCTAG
- a CDS encoding iron-containing alcohol dehydrogenase, translating to MAEIFLKVPSRILQGVNETNRLGIEISKLGKRVLLISETILKEPTRKLQKLLESHGIGTIVYDEEPLKGTSFTIESCQNLARGSHVESILGFGGGRTLSIARAVASSVPEVLHPDILMERGSGGGISLPCVELISDFWSPLLLQPRFSMTDSRTGVSRIIEYHPNSLCLQVCDPVQSLALPERYRTPLFFELLLNTLVCAVIPSRSFLSEVHSLSAFRRIWHRRKSLIGFWDLNCATDLMEAGFLTAMAHQETGSFWTGILIESVSGHFRVSRPITAMILMPYIMDYICGIATSEIQHFLGQLTDLEDVPPTPEALRESLRELIGWYSMPSQLRNTGILQDSLALAAETAGQMLTLTGRGGITVDQMFSILKSSW from the coding sequence ATGGCTGAAATTTTCTTAAAGGTGCCCTCCCGTATTCTCCAGGGGGTCAATGAAACCAACCGTCTGGGTATTGAAATCAGTAAATTGGGGAAACGAGTCCTCCTTATTTCCGAGACAATTCTGAAAGAACCCACAAGAAAGCTCCAGAAACTTTTGGAAAGCCACGGAATCGGAACCATTGTTTATGATGAAGAACCCTTGAAGGGAACCAGTTTTACCATAGAAAGCTGCCAGAATCTTGCCCGGGGAAGCCATGTCGAATCGATTCTGGGTTTTGGAGGCGGCCGCACTCTGTCTATTGCCCGGGCAGTAGCCTCTTCTGTTCCTGAGGTTTTGCACCCCGACATCCTGATGGAACGGGGCAGTGGTGGCGGAATTTCACTACCCTGTGTAGAGCTGATCAGTGATTTCTGGTCTCCCCTGCTTCTCCAGCCCCGGTTTAGCATGACCGACAGCCGCACCGGTGTCTCCAGAATCATAGAATATCATCCTAATTCCCTGTGTTTACAGGTTTGTGATCCCGTACAGTCACTTGCTTTACCCGAACGGTACAGGACGCCGCTTTTTTTTGAACTTCTGTTGAATACTCTTGTTTGTGCGGTTATTCCTTCCCGTTCCTTCTTATCCGAGGTCCACAGTCTCTCTGCTTTCCGCCGGATCTGGCACCGAAGGAAGTCTCTGATAGGCTTCTGGGATCTTAACTGTGCTACAGATCTTATGGAAGCAGGTTTTCTGACGGCCATGGCCCATCAGGAAACCGGTTCATTCTGGACGGGGATTCTGATCGAATCAGTAAGCGGTCACTTTCGGGTATCCCGGCCCATCACGGCTATGATTCTGATGCCTTATATCATGGATTACATTTGCGGTATCGCCACCAGCGAGATTCAACACTTTCTGGGACAGCTGACTGATCTTGAAGACGTACCCCCGACTCCAGAAGCATTGAGGGAGTCTCTGAGGGAGCTTATTGGATGGTATTCCATGCCCTCTCAGCTTCGCAACACAGGGATTCTTCAGGATTCACTGGCCCTAGCTGCAGAAACTGCTGGTCAAATGCTGACCCTCACCGGCCGGGGCGGAATCACTGTGGATCAGATGTTCAGCATTTTGAAAAGCAGCTGGTAA
- a CDS encoding flagellar biosynthesis anti-sigma factor FlgM, which produces MTIDRIGPVDPLSRPNKTEKAVRSEIKEKSDSIDVSIEAKKSAELLQAMESVKAAPDVREDRIAEVKARLQDPNYINDTVVNSVADKLMDLFGI; this is translated from the coding sequence ATGACAATAGATAGAATAGGTCCGGTTGATCCACTATCCCGTCCTAACAAGACAGAGAAAGCGGTCCGGTCTGAAATAAAAGAAAAATCTGATTCCATCGATGTCTCCATCGAAGCCAAGAAGAGTGCCGAGCTCCTCCAGGCTATGGAAAGCGTGAAAGCTGCTCCCGATGTCAGAGAAGATCGTATTGCCGAGGTTAAGGCCCGCCTGCAGGATCCGAATTATATAAACGACACGGTGGTTAACTCCGTAGCAGACAAGCTGATGGATCTATTTGGAATTTAA
- the rsmI gene encoding 16S rRNA (cytidine(1402)-2'-O)-methyltransferase codes for MAILYMVATPVGNLQDMTFRGVEILKGVDIIACEDTRQSAKLLNHYGIQKHLISCRARNEKQSAPGIVKLLDEGKNIAYVSDAGTPVLSDPGRLLVRQCRDAGHDIIPIPGASAFSTLVSVCGFHGKSFHFEGFLSPKSGKRKKRLQELLEREESFMIYESPYRVIKVLSEIGEMKPEREILLGREMTKKFEEYIEGTADKLIIHLETGNHSKGEFALLVSAEKKG; via the coding sequence ATGGCAATACTGTATATGGTGGCAACTCCTGTGGGTAATCTGCAGGATATGACCTTCCGGGGTGTGGAAATTTTAAAAGGAGTCGATATTATCGCCTGTGAAGACACCAGGCAGAGTGCTAAACTCCTCAATCATTACGGCATTCAAAAACATCTGATCAGCTGTCGGGCCCGGAATGAAAAACAGAGTGCGCCGGGTATTGTCAAACTTCTGGATGAGGGCAAAAATATTGCCTATGTTTCTGATGCGGGAACTCCTGTTCTCAGTGATCCAGGCAGACTGCTGGTCAGACAGTGCCGGGATGCCGGGCACGACATTATACCTATTCCGGGAGCTTCCGCCTTTTCAACCCTGGTCTCGGTCTGCGGGTTTCATGGAAAATCATTCCATTTTGAGGGTTTTCTTTCTCCAAAATCGGGGAAACGGAAGAAAAGGCTTCAAGAGCTGCTGGAGAGAGAGGAGTCATTTATGATTTATGAGTCTCCCTATCGGGTTATTAAGGTCCTTTCGGAAATCGGTGAGATGAAACCAGAGCGGGAAATTCTGCTGGGCCGTGAAATGACAAAAAAATTTGAAGAATATATAGAGGGAACTGCCGATAAGTTGATTATTCACCTAGAAACAGGAAATCATTCAAAAGGTGAGTTTGCTTTACTTGTTTCGGCAGAGAAAAAAGGTTAA
- a CDS encoding MGMT family protein, with product MTDFSLRVISLITQIPQGKISTYGRIAAMAGAPRGARQVSRLLHSSSRKQNLPWHRVVNATGGIALSGDAGELQRAMLESEGVDFSNTGKVLLSRFLWKP from the coding sequence ATGACTGATTTTTCTCTCCGAGTTATTTCCCTGATCACCCAGATACCCCAGGGAAAGATCTCCACTTACGGACGGATCGCGGCTATGGCCGGGGCTCCCCGGGGGGCCAGGCAGGTTTCCCGCCTCCTTCACAGCTCCAGCAGAAAACAGAATCTGCCCTGGCATAGAGTCGTTAACGCAACGGGAGGTATCGCGCTGTCCGGTGATGCCGGAGAACTCCAGAGAGCAATGCTGGAGTCAGAAGGAGTCGATTTTTCAAACACAGGGAAGGTTCTTCTCAGCCGTTTTCTATGGAAACCCTGA
- the aroA gene encoding 3-phosphoshikimate 1-carboxyvinyltransferase, which translates to MSTVTLTGKSKSTENPVPLKGTIRVPASKSHSIRALLIASLAEGSSRIRSPLYSEDSLSCLEACRTLGARIEDRDDGWEILSPIPRNQRGEVQINVGNSGTSLYLLTAIAATLGSKVSFDGDEQIRSRSAENLLNALKDLGATVTSSPRGCAPYSVQGPLTGGETSISCPTSQYLSALLLAAPLLPSNEDEAVIRVPLLMEQPYAEMTLKWMKERGILWNQEGMKEFRIRGGQSYSPFDAPIAADFSSATFFFCAAAISGSPLTLEGLDMNDSQGDKAVLSYLETMGCVIEHREEGIRISPGNLSAAVLDLNDTPDALPAMAVTACYAEGETRIVNVPQARMKETDRIAVMTAELKKMGADIEETPDGIIIRGSALKGASLHGHGDHRVVMALALASLGALGDTVIDTAESVNITYPGFFEQLKQLKEEAK; encoded by the coding sequence ATGAGCACAGTCACATTAACAGGCAAATCAAAATCGACTGAGAACCCTGTCCCTCTCAAGGGGACAATCCGGGTTCCTGCATCCAAATCCCACAGCATAAGAGCCCTCCTTATCGCCTCACTGGCAGAGGGTTCCAGCCGCATCAGGTCTCCTCTGTATTCAGAAGACAGCCTTTCCTGTCTGGAAGCCTGCCGAACCCTGGGCGCCCGCATCGAGGACAGGGATGACGGCTGGGAGATCCTCAGCCCCATCCCGCGGAATCAGAGGGGAGAAGTACAAATCAATGTGGGAAATTCGGGGACATCCCTCTATCTTCTGACAGCGATTGCCGCCACCCTGGGTTCAAAAGTCTCTTTTGACGGGGACGAGCAGATCAGAAGCCGTTCGGCAGAGAACCTCCTGAATGCTCTGAAAGACCTGGGAGCCACTGTGACCTCTTCACCCCGGGGTTGTGCCCCCTACTCGGTTCAGGGTCCACTGACCGGCGGAGAAACATCCATCAGCTGCCCCACCAGCCAGTACCTCTCGGCCCTGCTTCTGGCAGCACCCCTTTTGCCGTCTAACGAGGATGAGGCTGTCATCAGGGTACCCCTTCTGATGGAACAGCCCTATGCAGAAATGACACTGAAATGGATGAAAGAACGGGGAATCCTCTGGAACCAGGAGGGCATGAAGGAATTCCGTATCCGGGGGGGTCAGTCCTACTCCCCTTTTGATGCCCCCATTGCGGCCGACTTTTCTTCGGCCACCTTCTTTTTCTGTGCCGCCGCCATCAGCGGCTCCCCCCTGACCCTGGAAGGCCTGGACATGAATGACAGCCAGGGAGACAAGGCTGTTCTTTCCTATCTGGAAACCATGGGCTGTGTCATTGAACATCGGGAGGAGGGGATTCGGATTTCACCTGGAAACCTGAGTGCCGCTGTTCTGGATTTAAATGACACTCCTGATGCACTTCCTGCCATGGCGGTGACGGCATGCTATGCAGAGGGAGAAACCAGGATCGTCAATGTTCCCCAGGCCAGAATGAAAGAAACAGACAGGATTGCTGTGATGACAGCTGAACTGAAGAAAATGGGTGCGGACATCGAAGAAACACCCGATGGCATCATCATCAGAGGATCGGCACTGAAAGGAGCCAGCCTTCATGGACACGGAGACCACCGTGTGGTTATGGCCCTGGCTCTGGCCTCCCTTGGAGCCCTGGGAGACACTGTCATTGATACGGCAGAATCTGTGAATATCACCTATCCCGGATTTTTTGAACAACTGAAACAACTGAAAGAGGAAGCGAAATGA
- the ltaE gene encoding low-specificity L-threonine aldolase, with protein MIELRSDTFTQPNRAMRQAMYDAELGDDVYGEDPSVNALEARMAELCQAEAALFVSSGTMGNLIPLIILGGRGKEVILHENAHILQHEIGGVAAVAGTLPIAAPGERGILRSAAVKSRIKETDYDIAHTSLIAIENTHNFEGGTCWQKEQLEEISTLARYKNLPIHMDGARCFNASAATGLSLSDIFSYCTTANLCLSKGLGAPVGSMIVGPKEIIHESRRWRKILGGGMRQAGVLAAAGLYALEHNRERLKEDHFHARMLAESLEKCSWAEVDIRRVETNIVFVKTPGKDAKKIESLLAEKGVRVINTAEEEIRLVTSLSASLEDINTACRILEELEM; from the coding sequence ATGATTGAATTAAGAAGCGATACTTTTACACAACCCAACCGGGCCATGCGTCAGGCGATGTACGATGCCGAGCTGGGGGATGATGTATACGGAGAAGATCCCAGCGTCAACGCCCTGGAAGCCCGTATGGCGGAACTATGCCAGGCAGAAGCGGCTCTTTTTGTCAGTTCGGGAACCATGGGAAATCTTATCCCTCTGATCATTCTGGGAGGACGGGGCAAGGAAGTCATCCTCCATGAAAATGCCCATATCCTTCAGCATGAGATCGGGGGGGTCGCCGCCGTGGCGGGAACTCTTCCCATTGCCGCACCGGGAGAACGGGGAATTCTGAGATCTGCCGCGGTAAAAAGCAGGATCAAGGAGACTGATTACGACATAGCTCACACCAGCCTGATCGCCATTGAAAACACCCATAACTTCGAAGGAGGAACCTGCTGGCAGAAAGAACAGCTGGAGGAAATATCCACCCTTGCCCGGTACAAAAACCTTCCCATCCATATGGACGGTGCCCGCTGTTTCAATGCTTCAGCGGCAACTGGTCTCTCCCTTTCTGATATTTTCAGTTATTGCACCACAGCGAACCTCTGCCTGTCCAAGGGATTGGGAGCCCCTGTGGGGTCTATGATTGTAGGACCCAAAGAGATCATTCATGAATCCAGACGCTGGAGAAAAATTCTGGGGGGAGGAATGAGACAAGCCGGGGTTCTGGCGGCGGCAGGACTTTATGCCCTGGAACATAACCGGGAGCGTCTGAAAGAAGACCATTTTCATGCCCGCATGCTGGCAGAGAGTCTTGAAAAATGCTCCTGGGCAGAAGTGGATATCAGACGGGTCGAAACCAACATCGTCTTTGTGAAAACTCCGGGTAAGGATGCAAAAAAAATAGAGTCCCTATTAGCCGAAAAAGGAGTCAGGGTTATCAACACGGCGGAAGAAGAGATCCGTCTGGTGACCAGCCTGTCTGCATCCTTGGAAGATATAAACACAGCCTGCCGGATACTTGAAGAGTTGGAAATGTGA